Proteins from a single region of Chryseomicrobium sp. FSL W7-1435:
- a CDS encoding UDP-N-acetylmuramoyl-L-alanyl-D-glutamate--2,6-diaminopimelate ligase, whose amino-acid sequence MYLHDLLETVPTQDPLPTIKVEGIETNSKRVKAGDVFFALTGHTTDGHDYIEAAIKAGAVAVVGTEPMEFEAVPYIQVADSRKTVAFAAKTFYGNPSHQKTVIGITGTNGKTTTSFLLKGMLEGLGYSCALFGTVHYVINGETLPSPNTTPDSLQFQRLLHESKDDVVLMEVSSHGIDQLRIEGIDFDYTVFTNLDHDHLDYHHTMEEYFAVKSKLFHQLKATGTAVVCTLDSWGVRLVNQLVGDNIPMKTVGVLPESDTLLSEDYYSISMGQEQIQLPLDMPRHNRINAALAATVIKEMGGSLAQVEQELTTFSGVPGRFEVVEGPEDIRIVIDYAHTADAFRQVLESARQLSTGRILHVFGFRGKRDATKRPEMIRVSTQHSDHSILTFDDLNGLTAEQMTHQLDELEFTGERINDRTRAIERAISQARSGDWIVITGKGSESYQEDFELHTTTDAETVALVLRSLKLSC is encoded by the coding sequence ATGTACTTACACGATTTACTAGAAACTGTTCCAACCCAAGACCCCTTACCCACGATAAAAGTCGAGGGGATCGAAACGAACTCAAAACGCGTCAAAGCGGGAGATGTATTTTTCGCGTTAACGGGTCACACGACAGATGGTCACGATTACATAGAAGCAGCAATCAAGGCAGGGGCGGTGGCAGTCGTCGGAACGGAACCGATGGAGTTTGAGGCGGTTCCTTATATACAGGTGGCTGACTCTCGAAAGACAGTCGCATTTGCTGCCAAAACATTTTACGGCAATCCTTCGCATCAAAAAACAGTGATTGGTATCACGGGCACTAACGGGAAGACCACTACTTCTTTTTTGTTGAAGGGAATGTTAGAGGGTTTGGGCTATAGTTGTGCATTATTTGGCACCGTGCACTATGTCATCAATGGTGAAACGCTGCCATCACCTAACACAACACCAGATAGCCTTCAATTTCAGCGTCTGCTTCACGAAAGTAAGGATGACGTCGTGTTGATGGAAGTCTCATCACACGGTATTGATCAATTGCGTATTGAAGGAATCGACTTTGATTACACGGTCTTTACAAATTTGGACCATGATCATTTAGACTATCACCATACAATGGAAGAGTACTTTGCCGTCAAATCCAAGCTATTTCACCAATTAAAAGCTACTGGGACAGCTGTTGTCTGTACGCTCGACTCTTGGGGAGTGCGTCTGGTTAATCAGTTGGTAGGAGACAACATTCCAATGAAAACTGTTGGTGTCTTGCCTGAATCTGACACCTTGCTTTCGGAAGACTACTACTCTATAAGCATGGGGCAAGAACAGATTCAATTGCCTTTAGATATGCCACGTCATAACCGAATCAATGCAGCTTTAGCGGCAACTGTTATCAAAGAAATGGGTGGGAGTTTAGCTCAGGTGGAGCAAGAGCTCACAACATTCTCTGGCGTTCCGGGCAGGTTTGAAGTGGTGGAAGGGCCTGAAGATATACGAATCGTTATTGACTACGCCCATACGGCTGACGCTTTTCGTCAAGTGTTGGAAAGTGCCCGTCAATTATCTACAGGTCGTATTCTTCATGTGTTTGGTTTTCGAGGGAAACGAGACGCCACCAAGCGACCTGAGATGATACGTGTATCCACTCAACACAGCGACCACTCGATCCTTACCTTCGATGACTTGAACGGGTTGACTGCTGAGCAGATGACTCATCAATTAGACGAGTTGGAGTTTACAGGGGAACGAATTAATGATCGTACACGTGCGATTGAACGGGCGATTTCGCAAGCGCGTTCGGGAGACTGGATTGTCATCACTGGAAAAGGTAGTGAAAGCTATCAAGAAGACTTTGAACTGCACACGACTACCGACGCAGAAACGGTAGCGCTTGTCCTGAGATCATTAAAATTATCGTGTTAG
- a CDS encoding VTT domain-containing protein → MIEAMIMSIENGSNTAIVIAFAVVVIMSMAPFIPLPIVYGTIGYSFTGWLALSINLAGSLLGTLLFFSCIRYLFHRKAAAFVIRHHRAQRLFALIERNGFQVVLIARIIPVVPSILVNSVSALSNLSVQTFLLATAIGKLPLIAIYTIAGNQVDIYTWQSLLFVLIYTVALLIVAKYIQNKWNLAHAK, encoded by the coding sequence ATGATAGAAGCCATGATCATGAGTATCGAAAACGGTTCAAACACAGCGATAGTTATTGCTTTTGCTGTAGTGGTAATCATGTCGATGGCTCCCTTTATCCCTTTACCTATTGTATACGGTACAATAGGCTATAGCTTTACCGGCTGGCTGGCACTTTCCATCAATTTAGCGGGATCGCTACTCGGTACGTTATTATTTTTCAGTTGTATTCGGTACTTGTTTCACCGAAAAGCAGCGGCGTTTGTCATCCGTCATCATCGTGCACAACGACTTTTCGCATTAATTGAGCGAAATGGATTTCAAGTTGTGTTGATTGCCCGGATAATTCCGGTTGTACCGTCTATACTAGTGAATAGTGTTAGCGCACTATCCAATCTATCGGTTCAAACGTTTTTATTGGCAACCGCTATCGGAAAACTACCACTTATCGCTATCTATACAATTGCAGGGAATCAAGTAGATATCTATACATGGCAATCCTTGCTCTTTGTACTTATTTATACAGTCGCGTTACTAATTGTCGCGAAATACATACAAAACAAATGGAACTTGGCGCATGCAAAGTAA
- a CDS encoding response regulator transcription factor, producing the protein MKKILIVDDERRMVDLIELFLNPQGFKCIKVLDGKEALHVVRTQTVHLVVLDVMMPGMDGFEVCAEIRKLSTVPILMLTAREGKEEVVKGLTLGADDYVTKPFDEEELVARVQALLRRVPEPAPAGVAADGYRLDAESYALTWDSHHVQLTMKEYQLVEAMMKHPNRTYTREQLLMIAWEYDSYTDPRTVDSHIRNLREKLKKAGFPTDQFLVTIWGIGYRWSNESNKT; encoded by the coding sequence ATGAAGAAAATTTTAATTGTAGATGATGAACGTCGGATGGTAGATTTAATCGAGTTGTTTTTAAATCCTCAAGGATTTAAATGTATAAAAGTATTAGACGGTAAAGAAGCGTTACATGTTGTTCGCACTCAGACAGTCCATCTGGTTGTTTTGGATGTGATGATGCCAGGGATGGATGGGTTTGAAGTATGTGCCGAGATCCGGAAACTGTCTACGGTACCTATCTTGATGCTGACAGCACGTGAAGGGAAAGAAGAAGTCGTCAAAGGATTAACACTTGGGGCGGACGATTATGTTACCAAGCCTTTCGATGAAGAGGAGCTAGTGGCTCGTGTGCAGGCATTACTAAGACGGGTACCAGAACCAGCACCTGCGGGTGTGGCAGCAGACGGGTACCGTTTGGACGCCGAAAGCTATGCCCTTACTTGGGATAGTCATCATGTCCAATTGACAATGAAGGAGTATCAATTGGTAGAAGCGATGATGAAGCATCCTAATAGGACGTATACTCGGGAGCAGTTACTAATGATTGCATGGGAATACGATTCCTATACAGACCCACGGACAGTGGATTCCCATATTCGAAATCTGAGAGAAAAATTGAAAAAAGCGGGCTTTCCAACAGATCAATTTTTGGTCACTATTTGGGGGATAGGGTACCGCTGGAGTAATGAATCGAATAAAACATAA
- a CDS encoding cytidine deaminase, which translates to MFRERDDWMNKEQLVNHAREIKQRAYSPYSKFPVGAAILMKDGRVFTGVNVENVSFGATNCAERTAIFTAITEGYQKGDFAEIAVNGNTEDFLPPCSICRQVMAEFFEPNMPVHLTNDKNEIRTLALKELLPFAFTDLDM; encoded by the coding sequence ATTTTTCGAGAGAGGGATGATTGGATGAACAAAGAGCAACTCGTGAATCATGCACGTGAAATCAAACAACGCGCCTATTCACCGTATTCAAAGTTTCCTGTTGGCGCTGCTATTTTAATGAAAGACGGTCGTGTATTTACGGGCGTTAATGTGGAGAACGTTTCATTTGGAGCGACAAACTGCGCTGAACGTACAGCAATATTTACAGCGATCACAGAAGGTTACCAAAAAGGCGATTTCGCTGAAATTGCTGTGAACGGAAATACAGAAGATTTCTTGCCACCTTGCAGCATCTGCCGTCAGGTCATGGCTGAATTTTTTGAACCGAACATGCCGGTCCACTTGACCAATGATAAAAATGAAATCCGCACATTGGCGTTAAAAGAGCTATTGCCTTTTGCCTTTACGGATTTAGATATGTAA
- a CDS encoding YdhK family protein, with protein sequence MMDDSQMEEHGNMDHEDMGHSSMNHSTDGTIPEGLQDADNPTFAVGDMALITDAHMEGMEDAEAEIVGAFATTAYTVTFTPTTGGDPVEDHKWVIHEELEEAGEVPLEVGSEVTLDADHMEGMDGATATIDSAEETTVYMVNYTDKETGDEVTNHKWVTESELSPVN encoded by the coding sequence ATGATGGATGATTCTCAAATGGAAGAGCATGGCAATATGGACCATGAAGATATGGGGCACAGTTCCATGAACCACTCAACAGATGGCACCATCCCAGAAGGTCTACAAGATGCGGATAATCCTACATTTGCTGTAGGGGACATGGCTTTAATTACAGATGCGCACATGGAAGGTATGGAAGATGCGGAGGCAGAGATTGTCGGTGCCTTTGCTACCACTGCTTATACAGTCACCTTTACGCCAACTACTGGTGGTGATCCCGTAGAAGATCATAAATGGGTTATCCATGAAGAGTTGGAGGAAGCCGGAGAAGTACCTCTTGAGGTCGGGTCTGAAGTAACACTTGATGCTGATCACATGGAAGGAATGGATGGCGCAACTGCTACTATCGATTCTGCTGAAGAAACAACTGTCTACATGGTAAACTACACAGATAAAGAGACAGGCGATGAAGTGACCAACCACAAATGGGTTACAGAAAGTGAATTATCACCTGTGAATTAA
- a CDS encoding HAMP domain-containing sensor histidine kinase: MNKLSLKLATSFLITILLLEGLLMMYLHPSIGQARLEEEYTRQLATGANHREVLEDNFSEETLHHILLMESREDRGVAVFDEKSQFIDGSDETAVNWEALVGRWDLSKYGEDTMVQYSWKDEPFLVSVHPFKTAQGESGTLVMLQSTTAMQSLMSKLNFHFLLAGIGSLMVLLIVYLLVTRFLTRPLNRMKVATEKLSEGHFDVVLPAKGKDELGELAASIQKLAQDLQHLQKTRTEFLSSISHELRTPLTYLTGYSQVAMRPDLTIEEKQQYLEIIQEETARLAALVEDLFALAKLDDPSFQVTKEAIELLPFIQGLHQRLSPSFEQQGSSLLFSCEPDLVVHADPLRLEQILMNLLDNARRYAGEGAQTHITGARDGSQIRIEVRDEGLGMESSHLEAIFDRLYRIEKSRSRSHGGSGLGLTIVKELVEAHNGTIEVMSEVGKGTTFTIRL; this comes from the coding sequence ATGAACAAATTGTCGTTAAAGCTAGCTACTTCTTTTTTGATTACAATTTTATTGCTGGAAGGGTTATTAATGATGTATCTGCATCCGAGCATTGGCCAAGCCAGGTTAGAAGAAGAGTATACCCGTCAATTAGCTACAGGTGCCAATCACCGAGAAGTGCTGGAAGACAATTTTTCAGAGGAGACCCTTCATCACATCTTACTAATGGAATCGCGTGAGGACCGAGGAGTAGCTGTATTTGACGAGAAGTCGCAGTTTATAGACGGGTCGGATGAAACGGCAGTTAATTGGGAAGCTCTCGTGGGTAGATGGGACCTTTCTAAATATGGTGAGGATACGATGGTGCAATACTCTTGGAAAGATGAACCTTTTCTTGTTAGTGTTCATCCGTTCAAAACTGCACAAGGTGAGTCGGGAACATTGGTGATGTTGCAGAGCACCACGGCTATGCAATCCCTTATGAGTAAGCTGAATTTTCACTTTCTATTGGCAGGCATAGGCAGTTTAATGGTTCTATTAATCGTTTATTTGCTTGTCACTCGCTTTCTGACCCGACCTTTGAATCGAATGAAGGTGGCCACGGAGAAATTGAGTGAAGGCCATTTTGATGTAGTGCTCCCGGCTAAAGGAAAGGATGAACTTGGAGAACTTGCGGCTTCTATTCAGAAGTTGGCGCAAGACCTGCAACATCTTCAAAAGACCCGAACCGAGTTCTTATCTTCAATTTCGCATGAACTGCGTACCCCTCTGACGTATCTGACTGGTTATTCACAAGTAGCCATGCGGCCAGACCTGACAATCGAAGAAAAACAGCAGTATTTAGAAATCATCCAGGAAGAGACGGCACGGTTAGCGGCATTAGTGGAGGATTTATTCGCTCTTGCAAAACTTGACGATCCTAGTTTTCAAGTGACTAAGGAAGCTATTGAATTGCTACCGTTTATTCAAGGGTTGCATCAGCGTTTGTCACCTTCATTTGAGCAGCAAGGAAGTAGTTTACTATTTAGTTGTGAACCAGATTTAGTGGTGCATGCAGATCCGCTTCGGCTGGAACAGATTTTAATGAATCTGCTAGATAACGCACGTCGCTATGCAGGAGAGGGAGCGCAGACTCATATTACTGGGGCAAGAGATGGTTCTCAGATACGCATTGAGGTAAGAGATGAAGGGCTTGGCATGGAAAGTTCGCATTTGGAGGCTATCTTTGACCGGTTGTACAGGATTGAAAAATCTCGTTCTCGTTCACATGGTGGCTCAGGTTTAGGGCTCACTATCGTGAAAGAATTGGTTGAAGCGCATAATGGGACGATTGAAGTGATGAGTGAAGTGGGCAAAGGGACGACCTTTACCATCCGGTTGTAG
- the guaC gene encoding GMP reductase: MENVFDYEDIQLIPNKCIVESRSECDASVQFGKHSFRLPVVPANMQTIIDEKIAVYLAENGYFYIMHRFQPETRKAFIEMMQQKGLVTSISVGVKPEEYTFIEELKQHGLVPDYITIDIAHGHSNAVIRMIQHIKQHIPETFVIAGNVGTPEAVRELENAGADATKVGIGPGKVCITKIKTGFGTGGWQLAALRLCGKAATKPIIADGGIRTHGDIAKSVRFGASMVMIGSLFAGHDESPGEVKEVDGKTVKEYFGSASEFQKGERKNVEGKKMFVEHKGKLQDTLTEMEQDLQSSISYAGGDSLDALRHVDYVIVKNSIFNGDKVY, translated from the coding sequence ATGGAAAACGTATTCGATTATGAAGATATTCAGTTAATACCAAATAAATGCATCGTAGAAAGTCGCTCAGAATGTGATGCTTCTGTCCAATTCGGCAAACACAGTTTCCGACTTCCTGTCGTTCCGGCCAACATGCAGACAATCATTGATGAGAAGATTGCTGTGTATTTAGCAGAAAATGGCTACTTCTATATCATGCACCGCTTTCAACCTGAGACTCGGAAGGCCTTTATTGAAATGATGCAGCAAAAAGGGCTTGTGACTTCTATCAGCGTCGGAGTGAAGCCAGAAGAATACACGTTTATCGAAGAATTGAAACAACACGGGCTTGTTCCAGACTACATCACAATTGACATCGCGCATGGTCACTCCAATGCCGTGATCCGTATGATTCAGCATATCAAACAGCATATTCCCGAAACGTTTGTCATTGCTGGAAACGTAGGAACGCCAGAAGCGGTCCGTGAGCTTGAAAACGCCGGAGCAGACGCAACGAAGGTCGGCATCGGTCCAGGGAAAGTGTGTATCACGAAAATCAAGACAGGTTTTGGAACAGGTGGCTGGCAGCTTGCTGCACTTCGACTCTGCGGTAAAGCTGCAACAAAGCCCATTATTGCTGACGGTGGGATTCGTACACATGGGGATATTGCCAAATCTGTGCGCTTCGGCGCATCGATGGTGATGATTGGCTCATTGTTTGCTGGACACGACGAGTCTCCAGGGGAAGTAAAGGAAGTGGATGGCAAAACCGTGAAAGAATACTTTGGCTCCGCTTCTGAATTCCAAAAAGGCGAACGCAAAAACGTCGAGGGTAAAAAGATGTTCGTAGAGCATAAAGGCAAGCTGCAAGATACATTGACGGAGATGGAACAAGATCTTCAGTCGTCGATCTCTTATGCAGGTGGCGATTCACTCGACGCTTTAAGACATGTCGACTACGTAATTGTTAAAAACTCTATTTTTAATGGTGATAAAGTGTATTAA